The stretch of DNA AAAATAAAAATAAATAAAAAGAAAGAAATAAATATATAAATAAAGATAATAATATAAAAATTAGCCTAATAACCTAAATAATAAAATAAATAAAATAAATTTTCCTGCCTTTAAATTTTAATATTTCTAATTTATTTTTAATTATTTTTTTAGTTTTTAATAATTAATGTTATAACCAATATCAAGAAGGAATAATAAAAAAATAAATAGATTTGATAATTATGGTTGAATATATTATATAACCATAAACATTTAACTATATTTTAATCATATCCTATTATATCCTATCGTTATATCTTATCTTTTATTTTTTAATCTAAATAAAATGCTCCAATAATGGATGACTTATGGTATATATGCCAATTAACATGATTACAATACCACTTATTAATGGAAGTTTATTTATGTTTTTACTTTGAATATATTTTTCTATAAACTGTTTTCCCTTTACAAACAATACCGATAGCAAAGATATACTTAGTGAAAGTCCCAAACTAAATATAAACACATAAATAAGTCCATCGTATAGATTGCCACTTGATATGCTGAATAACAATACCGCAAGAGCCGCAGGGCATGGAACAAGTCCCGCAGAAAGACCTATTGCCAAAACTCCTTTTTTTATATTTAGTTTATGCTCATGAGGATGGAAATAATTATTTTTTAAAATCCAAAATCCTATGGTTATCAATATCCCACCACCAATTACACTCATTATATCGTGGGTCATCTCTGAGCTCATGCTTTCAATTAAGTATATCGAAAAAATACCCAATAAAAAAACAGTTGAAGTGTGAGAAATAACCACTGTGAGACCAAGAAGCAATGCATCTTTTAAACTTGCCTCAGTTCCCAGAACATAGGCTGCCATAACTGATTTGCCATGCCCTGGTTCAAGGGCATGTATAAAGCCAAGTGTGAATGCAGTTAATATCCATAGGAGCTCCATAAATATCACCATCGTAATATTTAATATTTAAATAACTTAAATATATTATTACCTAATAATACTAAATTGTAATTAATATATAAATAAGTTATTACTAAAAAAAGTAAATTGTTAAATATTAAAAATGTCTTTAATTGAAAATTTTAATAAATAATATGAAAAATAAAAAAATGGTATTACTCAATAACTTTAAAATTGGAAAATAGAAATTAAATATCTTTAACTTCATTCCAACAATTTTTTACAACTTCAACAGAGTGTTTAAATGCTTTAAATTCATCATCGCTTATTTTTATAGGGACTACTTCCTCTATTCCATTTTTTCCTACTACAACAGGAGCTCCGATACATACATCTTTTATTCCATCTATCTCCCCATCTAAATAGGCAGAAAGTGTTAATAGTCGTTTATCGTTATGGATTATGCACTTAACAACATTTACTATGGCAGAGGCTGGTCCATATTCAGAACCTCCTTTTAACTCTATTATTCTTTTCCCCCCATTTTTTACAAAATCAACTATTTTTTGATATGGCAAGTTTTCAAAACCGGGTAATCGATTTATAGGAATGCCTCCAATTGCCGTGGCACTTAGTAATGGAACCATGGTATCCCCATGTTCTCCAATTATCCTTGTTCTAACATCATCGATATGCACTCCGAAATATTTTGCAATTGCCACTTTAAACCTCATAGAATCTAAATGAGTTCCAAGTCCAAAAACCTGATTTTTTTCATATCCACTTTCAACCAATGCCTTTTGGGTCATTACATCTACGGGATTTGTTATCATAAACAATTTTGTATCGCAGGTTTTAGATAAATTTCTTACATAATTTTTAACAATTTTTGCATTTTCTTTTGCTAAATCAAGTCTTGACATTTTATCATTTCTTGGAACACCTGCTGGAATAATGGTAATTTCACTCCCATCCACCACTGAAAGGTCTTTTTCACTATGAACTTCAATTTCAGCATCCCTACCCTCAGCTGCAAGGGCATCATATATATCCATTTTTATTCCTTTTAACTTGTTTAGTGATTTTTCTCTTGATATTAAATTTATATGGTTTATATACGGTTCCTTTGCAAGTAGAAATGATACCATTGACCCAATTCTTCCAGAAGCCCCAATTACAGACACCTTCATAATCTCACCTTATAATTAAAAATTTTTGATTAAATATTAAACCATAATCTATATATATGTTAAGATTGTTAATATTTATAACAAAGTTATTATTAATAAATGTTATAAAATATATTATATTATTACTAAATTTAAAATAAAAAATTATAAATATGAATTATACTCTATTAAGATTTATTTTAATAAATATAAAATTTATTTTAATTAATAATTAAGAATTTATTGAGGTCATTGCTATGGTTAAATTCATGGAAGATATTGATGAAATGGATGAAACAGATAAAATGGCAATAGATATATTAATAAATGCCCCTTTGATGTCAGAACATGAAATGAAATATGCAGTAAATAAATTAAAAATAATAGCAAAGAAAAAAAAGAATAATAAACGAAAAATAAATGATATATTGGATTATTGGGCAAATAAAGCTTACACAATTTCGATGAAATCTTAAATTTTTTTATTTTATATTTATAATACAATATTTTGGATTATTGGAGTCGGAGCTCCGAAAATATTTAAATTTGCTTTATCTCATAATATCCAATTTCATCGATAATTATATATATAACTTAGGCATATATCAGTAATTAGCATTTTATGTTAAATATTTAAAATAAAA from Methanothermococcus okinawensis IH1 encodes:
- a CDS encoding malate dehydrogenase; this translates as MKVSVIGASGRIGSMVSFLLAKEPYINHINLISREKSLNKLKGIKMDIYDALAAEGRDAEIEVHSEKDLSVVDGSEITIIPAGVPRNDKMSRLDLAKENAKIVKNYVRNLSKTCDTKLFMITNPVDVMTQKALVESGYEKNQVFGLGTHLDSMRFKVAIAKYFGVHIDDVRTRIIGEHGDTMVPLLSATAIGGIPINRLPGFENLPYQKIVDFVKNGGKRIIELKGGSEYGPASAIVNVVKCIIHNDKRLLTLSAYLDGEIDGIKDVCIGAPVVVGKNGIEEVVPIKISDDEFKAFKHSVEVVKNCWNEVKDI
- a CDS encoding HoxN/HupN/NixA family nickel/cobalt transporter, which gives rise to MELLWILTAFTLGFIHALEPGHGKSVMAAYVLGTEASLKDALLLGLTVVISHTSTVFLLGIFSIYLIESMSSEMTHDIMSVIGGGILITIGFWILKNNYFHPHEHKLNIKKGVLAIGLSAGLVPCPAALAVLLFSISSGNLYDGLIYVFIFSLGLSLSISLLSVLFVKGKQFIEKYIQSKNINKLPLISGIVIMLIGIYTISHPLLEHFI